The Spiroplasma culicicola AES-1 genomic sequence TTTTCTTTTCAAAAAATTTAGTTGAAAAATTTGTAACTTCAACAATTTTATATGGAGTAATTGATAATCGTGAATTATCTTTAAATATCAATGCAATTGATGAAGATAAAACAGCTCATTTAGGTAAGCTAATTTCAGCCCATTGTGAATTAGAAACAATTATTATTTTAGATATTTGAAAAACTGAATAGTATAAAAAGCATAACTTTATTTCAAAGTTATGCTTTTTTTATAATTTAATATTTTTTTTATTATATAAAACAACTTTTATATAAAAGTGAAATTTGATTATCTTCTATATCATTTTAATATAAGGAGAATAAGAAGTATGTTTAAGAAATTAGACGATAAAAAGAAAAAGATTTCATTTTATACCACTCTTGGAATAATACTTAGCTATATACTTTTAAATTTTGGACTTTTAATTCCTGGACCTGGAGTTGAAAGTTTAAAATTTATTAATAGTGTTGAAAAAAACATGAAAAAAGTTATGCCAAAAGGTAAGTTTGTTCTAGATGGAGAAGACAAATTATATTCAGCAATTATGAATGTTTCGATTAGAAGTTCATATATTTCAGATATTAAATCAACAATTAATTATAATGATATATCTGCAAATGTTGAAAAACAAGTTGAAGAATATACAGATTTTGCAAATCAATGATTTGATAATAAATGGGGTCAAGCTATTGAACAAAAACAAAATATCGATTTATATGATGTGGGTATGGATATTATTGAATATGATATGGCAATTGCAGAAAAATATCACAACTATGGATTAGTAAATCCAGGAATCACTTGATTATTTAAAGGCGGATTTAAAGATGCCTTTAGTAAAGATTTTTATAGTTATGTATTAAAAATGCAAACTTTTATTGACCAAGAAACATATGAACAGTTGTTATCATGAACTGGTCCAGGATTAACTGGAATGGATGTGCAACATTCAACTTCATGATATATCGTAAATAATAAAGTTTGATTCTTTAATCAACAAATTGAATCAATCAAATATGCTCTTACAGCAGTACCAACTCATTCACCATTTATTAATAAAGATTTAACAGTTGACAATATTAGTGAACATTTAGATGTTGATGATTTCTATCATCCCAATTTTACTTCAGGAGTAAATCAAATGAGAGCTGCAATTGTCTTTCTATTTTGACAACCATTTTTAATTGCAGGTGCAATTATTATTATGTGAAATACTAAACCAGCTAAAAAAGTAAAAGAAACAAAAGTAAAAACAGTTAAAAAGGAGGTTAAAAAATAATGAAAAAATTATTAGCATTTTTATCTTCAGTAAGTATTGCAACTCCAATTGCAATTAATGTTGTGGCATGTGTTCCTCAAGATAAAAATCTATTAGATCCTCTTGCCTTAAAAAATATTGGAACTGATATTGATACATCAAAAGCAGTTGATACAAGTATTAAGGGCCAAAAGATTACAAACTTCTTTAATTTAGGAGATAGTTTAAGTGATACTGGTGGAAAAGAATTAGTAGATTTTGAAAAAAGTGGAGGTAAATCTAAAACTGTTTTGGCAGGTCTTTATGATCAAACCTATAAATCATTTTCAAATGGAGCTCCAGCGGGTGCTGTTTTAAATGACTTATTGGGATTTGAGCAAATGAATGCAGGAACAGAATGAACTCAAACAATTACAAGAGAAGCACAACAAAGAAACTTCTCAATTGGGGGAGCAACTGTTTCAAATCCATTACTTTTAAGTTCAAAAACTGGCTATGTTAGTCTTGAAAAGCAAGCAAGAGCTCTTGTTGCTAAACAAAAATTAAATAAAGATGATTTAGTTTATATTGATATTGGGGGAAATGACTTGTTTGTAATTGCGATTACAATGATTGCACAAGAAGCAGGGATTCCAATTCAATTAGTTCAATCAGCAGAAGAAATTTTAAAAGCAGCACAAGAGAATTTTAGAGAAGCTATTTTTACATTATTAAATAATGGTGCTAGAAAAATTGTCTTTTTATATCCCCCAGATGTTACTTCAACACCAATGTTATATAAATTAACACATGATTTTAGTGACCCTACTAAGTCTTGATCTGAAATGCTTTTAAATGATATTGGTACCAAGATTAAAGATATTGGTTTTTCATTAATTGATCGCTTTACAACAGAAATTAATCGAGCACAAGCCATTTATCCAAATACTATTGCAACATATTATTTATACGACACAGGTTTTGAAACTGTAATGAAAGCATTTGAACAAAATTTAATAGCTCAAAATCCAGAATGAATTGAAGGAGAAGACTACTTTATGACAGTTGGATGAACTGGGGGAGCAAAAACTACAAAAGATACAGATGAAAATGGTGTAGAAATTACAACAATGACAGCTGTTTATGAAATTGATGAAAACCACCCAGAAGAATTTGAAAATCAACCAGAAAGATATTTTTTCTTTGATAATGTTCATCCAACTAAATGAGTTCATGAATATATGGGAAATGAATTGTATAATGCAATTCAAAAGGCGGGGTGAATTTAAGATGAAAAAATTATTATTAAGTTTAAGTGCCTTATCAATTTCGACTGGATCAGTATTTAGTGTAATTTCATGTGGAAATGATAATTTTCAAAAACAACAAAAATATATTAGTATTGATAATTTAGATATTATTTTAAATCAAGTTTCTAAAGCAGTTTATTTAAATGAAACAAAAGATTATGATTCAAATTATTTGATGAATACTTATGTTCAACCTAAACAAATTAAAGATATAACAGACAAACCATTAGATATAAATGATGAATTTACAAGAAATTTCTATTTTAATGAGATGTTTAATAAATACTTTAAAACTGATTATTTACCAGAAGCATATCTTGATGGTATAAAGCCTCAATCAAAAGGGCTGCTAGATGTAATTGCAAATTTATTTAAATTGATGTTTGGTTTTATCGATAACGATGGTTTAAAAACTCTTTATGATTTATTTAATAAATTAGGATTGTCAAAGATGTTGCCAGAAGAATTACTTACATTTGCAAATGGTCTATTATCTAAAGAAGACATTGCCGCTTTTGCAAATGCCTTTGATGATAGTATTTATGAAGGTTTAACATATCAAGAAACTTTAGATAGTTCAATTATTGGGTTAGTAAATGCTTTTAATAAATTGACTCAAAATGAAGAAATGTTTGATTATTCTTCAAAAGAAAACGTTGAAAAAAATATTACCCCAGCATTAGAAAGTTTACAATCTAATTTTAAAGATATTAAAAATCTTAAATTAGATATTTTAGAAGATATGGGAGTATTTGCAGAAATCTTGAGATTTGCAAGAACAATGATTATTTATGTGAATCAGTTTGACTATACTCAAGAATTAAAATGAGATCAAATACAAACAATCAGAAATAAAACATTTGCTGCAACAGAAGTTGATTTAAAGAAATTTCTTTCTCAAGTAAATACAGCTATGAGTGATGAAACTGGAGAAACAACTAGAAGAGTTGTTGCTTCAATGTTTCAAACTCATGAAGAATCAAGAATATGAAATAAAAATCCGTTATTTCCTTCTACAATTAAAAGTCTTGCTGATAATAC encodes the following:
- a CDS encoding SGNH/GDSL hydrolase family protein, coding for MKKLLAFLSSVSIATPIAINVVACVPQDKNLLDPLALKNIGTDIDTSKAVDTSIKGQKITNFFNLGDSLSDTGGKELVDFEKSGGKSKTVLAGLYDQTYKSFSNGAPAGAVLNDLLGFEQMNAGTEWTQTITREAQQRNFSIGGATVSNPLLLSSKTGYVSLEKQARALVAKQKLNKDDLVYIDIGGNDLFVIAITMIAQEAGIPIQLVQSAEEILKAAQENFREAIFTLLNNGARKIVFLYPPDVTSTPMLYKLTHDFSDPTKSWSEMLLNDIGTKIKDIGFSLIDRFTTEINRAQAIYPNTIATYYLYDTGFETVMKAFEQNLIAQNPEWIEGEDYFMTVGWTGGAKTTKDTDENGVEITTMTAVYEIDENHPEEFENQPERYFFFDNVHPTKWVHEYMGNELYNAIQKAGWI